Genomic segment of Tenebrio molitor unplaced genomic scaffold, icTenMoli1.1 SCAFFOLD_404, whole genome shotgun sequence:
AAGACGTTAATCGAGGGGATGTCCATGCCCAGATCACGAAGTATGTTCATGACCTGGTTCTGGTAGACGTACGCTCCGTAGGTTTCCTTCAGCCACTTCTCAAAGATCGGGTGAACGTAGGTCACTTGATCACGAAACGCTTTGTCCTTCCGCGCTCGCTCAACGTGTGCCGTCTGCCCGGTGTCCATCGCGCCAGGCATGTAGAGCGCCTGCCAGAGCACACAGTCCTTGGTGCTGTTGATCGGCATCGACCGACCACCCTTCGCCTTCGTGTATCCCTCTTGATGGAACACGCCGGTTCCGGTACGTCCTGACCTGAGCACCTTCAGCGCTTCAGGATCGTTCTCCGGTATCCAGGTGAGGTCGTCCGCTTTCGACTTGCCAATGAGACTGTTTGCGATCTTCATAGTTCGCAAGGTCGCCTGCCCCAAGATGTCCATCTTCAGCAGTCCGAACTCTTCCACATCGTCCATGTCGTACTGGGACACCTTCGTGTCTGACGATGCGACGAGCATGGTGGGAACGTAGTCCCCGATCTTCACATGCTCACCAGAGAGGAGGATGCCTCCGGCGTGGACGCCATACGACTTGTAGACGCTATCCATCTCGATCATGCGACGAAGACCCTTGTAGTCCTTGGGCATGACCTCCTCGACCTCGCGGATATCGGTGATGTCCCCGTACTGCCGATTGAAGATGCCCGTTCCATAGGCCTTGATTTCTGCCTGAGTCGGGGGCTTGTCTCCACGTCGTGCGTGCTTCTCTGCAAGCTTGATCGATGCCCGGTCGAAGCACACTCGCCGCTGGTACGTGAGCCAGGTCTGAAGAACGGAGCCACCCTCACGATCCTCGCGCTCATCGTAGGTAGAGCCGAGCTTGTTGAAGGTGCCGATCTGCACGGCGTCATACTTGCTCAGCAGATACGCCACGAGGTCTGGGCGTCGTGCGTCTTCCACGTCCATGTCGATGTCAGGGGCTTTCACACGATCACGTGACAGGAACCTCGCGAAGTCCGTGCCCCACTTGATGGGATCGATCTGTGTGATGCCGAGCAGGAAGCAGACCAGGGAGCCGTTCGCAGAACCACGCGCTTCGACGAAGACCTCGTTCGCATGGCACCACTCCACATAGTCACGAACGATGATGAAGTATTCCGCCATCCCCAGATCGTTGATGACCGACATCTCTTCGGCCAGCTCATCCAGGTAGACCTTCTCCTTCGCCTTGCTGATGCCGTTCTCCACGAAATACTTGGCGAGTGCATCGGTGCAGAGCGTGCGCATCTTCCGCTTCGGGGCCTTGCTGATCTTCGGCACGTCGTTCTTGAAGTTGTCCAAGGGCGTGATGCTCAGATCGTGCAAGTCTAGAAGTCGCTGATGCCCGTCCTCGATGGAACTCCACACCTCATCGCTGTAGTGCTCGCGCACCCAATCGGCAGTCGCCAGATGGAACGAGTCGCCAGGGAACTCGTCGTCGATGCCCGCGTAGACCATCGTCTTCATGAGGTTGTGGGCTGACTTCTCGCCCTGGTCGCAGTAGTGGCTGTCCTGCCCTGCCACGACGGGGAGGCCGTTCCTCACAGCGATGTCGTAGAGCGCGTCCACGATGTCATCGTCGGTGTCGAACCCATGCACGTTCTCGTCGGCGCTGTGGTCGATGTTGTGATGCTGAAGCTCGACGAACAGGTTCGGGAACCATCGGGTGAACTGCCGGATGATCTTCTCCGCGTTGACCTTCCCCTTGCCGCCTTCGTTCCGCACCAGCGTCTGCTGTACGTAGCCGAAGTAGCACCCGGTGTAGAACGCGACGTTCTCGCCATGCTCCATTCCGAACTTGGCTAGGTCACTAAGTGTGAGACGGGAGAACCGATTGAACCTCGGTCGTGTATGCGAGAGCGACGAGAGTTTGACCAGGGCCTTGTAGCCATCCTCGTTGAGAGCTTGGATGCCGAAGTGGTAGCGCTCCACCTTGGGAGCACCCTTCTCCAAGTTGTCCCAGTCATCGCGAGTCGGGTCGATCAGGTAACCCTCGAAGCCAGGGAAGAACTTGATCCCGGCTTCCTTCGCCGCCTTGTACCCCTTGACCGTGCCGCTCATGTTTCCATGATCCAAGAAGCCGATAGCAGGCTGTCCCATCTTCGCGGCCTTCTGCACAAGTCGCTCAGGCTTTGACATGCCGTCAAGGCTTGAATGATTGGTGTGCGTGTGGAGGCTAAACCAATTGCTCTTCACGTTACCTCATTTCCATTAGTCGTAACTCTCCACCCAGTAGTGGCCGCACGTGCAGTGATCGATGATGCCGCTGGCGGCGTGGTATCGATGTATCTCATGAAGTCTGACGCGGTGCCAGAGCTTCAAGTTCTTCATGGGTGCTCCTTCTGTAAGTGTGTAACGTGTGCGCTCCCGGCGCGGGAGTTGAACCCGCGACTTCACCTATACCGGGATGCACGAACGGGACACCAGCCGCTAAGCCAATGTCCCGTTCGTGGGTTCCATACTTACTCAGTACGGAGGGTCATTCGGTGGGTAGAGCTTCCTTCAGGCGTCCTCGTCCTCGTCCTCATCGTCCTCGATGTCCTCATCCAGGATCAGCTCGATGATGGCGTCGGCGTCGAGACCCTTCAGCTCCTTGGCCGAGAGACCGTACTCGTCCTTGGCCTCCTTCTTCAGCTCAGCCAGGGACAGGGCCTCAAGCTCCTCGCGAAGATCGCTCTCCTCCTCCTCGTCCTCATCCTCGACCTCGGCCTCCTCCTGGGCCTCAAGGATGGCGGCGACGTACGTGGGCTTCTTGGACGCCTTCTTGATGTCCAGCTCCCACTCGGTGGCAATCTCCTTCAGCTCAGCCAGGGAGTAGTCGTTCAGCTCCTCCTCGGTGTACGCGGACTCATCGTCCTCGTCGTCGCCCTCGTCCTCGGCGTCGTCCTCATCCTCGGCGTCGTCCTCATCGAGGTCTTCGTCATCGACCTCTTCGTCCTCGTCCTCGTCATCCTCGTCCTCCTCATCGGAGTACAGATCAGCGAGCAGAGCGTCCACGAGGGTGGCCTTCGACTTCTCCTTCTTGACCTCGGAAGCCTCAAACCCGGCCTCCACGAGACGCTTGCGAAGCTCGGTCAGGGTGAGAGCCAGAAGCTCGTCCCGCTCCTCTTCCAGGGACGAACCGTCAGCCTCATCCGCGACGACCTCCTCGGGAGCGACGACCTCCTCCTCAGCCTCAGCGGCCTTGGGGGCGACCACGGCGCTGTTGCCGTAAGTCTTGATGATCAGGTCGGCCAGCTCAAGGAGAACGGCCTCGGCGGTGGAAACGGTGTTGGTGGTCTTAGCCATGGTGATTTTCATACCTTCCGGTGTCATGCGTGGGTGTGGGGTACTGCATGAGTCTACGCATTAATGTGTAACGCGCAAACGGTCTGATCAGCGGCGTGCGCGACGCTTCACAGGGGTCTTCGACATCGACTTGCTCACCGGTCGCTTGCGCTTCACGGGCTTGTCGTCATCGTCTTCGTCATCATCTTCGAAGTCGTCTTCGTCGTCCAGGTCCGCACGACGGCGCGGCGTGCTCCGTCGAGATGCGGCGGTGTTGCGAGTAGCACGTCGGCCAGTTGCACTGACCTCCTCCTCGCCACCGGCGATCTGCCGCATGGCGTCCTCATGAAGCTTTTCGAGGAAGTCCATGATGTCGATGAGTTCCATCTTCGACTGACCGGGCAGGTGCTCCGGGGACAGCGCGTCCACGTCGTACTCGGTGTTGAGGCCGGTGCCTTCCTTCGTGACCTCATAGTTGCGATCCATGATGGTGTTGTACCGGTCGTACTTCTTGTACAACATCTTCGCGACCGACTTGGGCATCTCGAAAACAGTCACACGATCTTCATCGATGCTGTACACGGTCGAGTACCAGCGGGGCTTCGACTCCATGCCCTCCTCACATGCGATGCACCCGCCATCCATCCCGATGCAGGGGTAGGAAGTCTGGCGACCCTGGTCGAAGTGCTGTTCCACTTCGAACCACTCTTCAGGCTCCGTGAGGAACCGGACGACGACGCCCTCCGGGGGAACGCGCAGTGCGTACTTGCTACTGCCACCCTTCAGGGACTTCTCGAACCCCTTCTTGGAGCCGAGCTTCTTGGCCTTGATAGCCATTCAGTTCTCCTTCTGTGTTTCTACCGAACGGATCGTCGGTGCGTTGGGGACGACTTCCACATGTAGTGGGTCGGTGGGTTCGTCTTCAGCGGTGGTGAGCATGGGACGAAGACTCTCGATCTTCGCACTCACTTTAAGGAGAAGGGGATCATAAGCCTCCATCACGTTCGGTGCGGCGATGCCGTCCGACACGCTCATGAGAATCTCATACTTTCCGTCTTCTGTCTCTCGCTCGATGACGTAGGTCCCTCGATAGTGGGTGCTCACGTCTTGACCTCCTTCGGTACTGGGCCAGGCTTCTGGTACGGCGGGTTCTCGATCATCATGTTCACCTGGGCTTCCGAGTACAGGCCGACGTAAGTCTGTCCATACTGTTCGGTGCGCTCAGGGGTCACGTGTTCGTTGTCGCGCCACCGAGCGAGAGTAGCAATGCTGATCCCGGTAAGTCTGCTCACCTCACTTCTCGTGTAGTAGCCATCGGGTATCTTCCGGCGGACACCCTTTCCTTGGTCATCATTTGAGTGGATGGTTGAAGTCACCTCCCCCGACCAAACCGTAGTGCTCTTGGTAAATCCTGCGGGCGTCCTCGAAAGTATCCGCGTTGGTGATCCTCACGAAACCCTCGGGATCGTTGTGCGAGGCATGGGCGAAGCGCTTCATGCACAGTTCGAAGATGGTGGGCTCCATGCTCTCGGGCATCTCGTCTTCCATCTTTGCGATTTCCTTACCGGCCTCCTCGTTCATCTTCATGGTGGCCAGCGACTTGTCCAGCGTCGGCAGGAACGCGACGACATGGTACTGAGACAGGTCGCACGGATTGTGAGCGACGAGTGCGAAGGTGCTCTCGTCACGGTCGTCCTGCATCATCTGCACCGTCAGGAAGTTGAAGTCCATCGCCGCCTTCAGGTTCTCGACCTGCGCTCTGGCAATCTCGATGTCGTGGCGCACGTCGTCATCTTCGGGCAGTTCGCTGGTGTTACGGATGTTGATCATCGTTTCCTCTTTCCTGCGAGCAGGCGCTGTACGTCTACCTCGCGGCTCTTCCGTGCTCGTTCGGCGTATACCTTCAGGCTCTTGCCAGTCACCACGACAACCGGCTCAGGCGAGCTGGTGGGTGGTGGGGTGGGCATACGAAGGTTCCGCTTGGCCTCGCGAGCCGTAAAGGAACCTCGGTAGTCAGGGTGGAGATGGTTCCACTCTTCGTCTTTCCAATGGGCCATGTCGCAATCCCATATGTACTCGATGGATCGTGGAAGTGTGGAGCCGCTACGGCAAGCGCATCGCTTGACGTTCAGGCTACATCTTCCGCACACGTCGAAAGCGATGCAAGTCCCAAGCTTGGTGGTGATCACATAAGCGCCACCATCCTCGCTCAGACTCACGGCACCTTCAGGGCCATTCTGGAAGGGGCGTAGCTTCGACTTGCGCTTCTCCTTCCTGCTCAGGACACCGGCGATGGTCTTCACTTTGAGGTGACCCTCACGTAAGCCTTCTTCGGCTCCTCGCTCCGGGATGCGAACGCGATTTCCGCATCCATACTTCCATCGACCACGGCGTCTTCGAGGGCCTTCACGTTCAGCACCTCATCCGTGATCTTGGTCCACACACGAGGGGAGACATGATCCCTCAGATAGTCCACGTCGTACAGCGTGCTCATGGGACGAACCACAGTCGCACGATGGAAGCGACCGTTGATGTCTTCGCCCTCCCAAGTCTCATCCGCACCGTCCAGCTCCTGGACGATTTCGAAGATGGTCGCGTTCAGCTCGATCTGCTCCTTGCTGATGCGCGCCGCCTCTTCGGCGTTGGTTGCGCGCTTCGCAAGCAGAGTCTTCAGCGTCTCCTCCTTCGTGGGGGTCAGCTTCGTGCGCGGCTTGGACTTCTTGATGGGGACCGGGCGCTTCTTCTCAGCCATTGGTAGGTCTCACTTTCTGTGTATCAGGGGATGATGTTGACGTAAGTCTGTCCGGTATCGACCAGTCGCCTCAAGGGGGTCGGTGTCGTCAACACTGCGGTGCATGTACACATCTGCGATGGCATCCAGTGGGATGACCACAGTCTGAGTACGCGCCTTCGTACGAACGGCGTTCACCTTCCTGCTGGTGGCGAGAACCGATGTCATGAGCACGCGGCAGGTGAGGTTGCGTCGTGCGATGCTCTCCACATAAGCAACGGCGATCCCACTATCCGTGGCGTAGTTGTCCGTGATGGCGACGATGCGACCGATGAGCTGGTCCTTGTAGAAGTAGTCCTCGCCGACGCCCACAGTTCCACGGTAGGAGTTGTGAGAGCCGAGGACGGTGAGTTCCGGCTGGGACCTCTCTCCGTTACCGGTGTCGTTCATGATCCTGTCATAGACCCTGACCGCTTCACCCTTCAGGTGTTCCTGGTTCATCGGCCACGTGTAGGTGGGGACGTAGCCATTCGCGTAAGTCTCCGTGTTGGGGTCCTCGTTGCTGAGCATCGCGTTCGGGTTGATGCTCAACACGCGGAGCTGGCCGATGGAAGCTCGGCGGCGCTGGATGACTTTGAACAGTCGCTCCAAGTCGTCATCGAACTTGCCCATCTTGATGCCGACCACGGTGTACTGCTTGGCCTTCTTGATGGCCATCTGGGTGTCGCTCATATCAGCTAGTCATTGCCTCCTTGACGATGCTCCGTGCGAAGTTCACGAAGTCTTTAGCGGTCTCGGTACGAACCACGATGTCTGCACCGTGATCCAAGTTCATGCGGGTCCTGTACATCTCGTAGTAGCCCTTCCCGAACATGTTGGCCAGTCCGACGGTCACTCCCTTCTTCTTCATCGTGTGGATGAGAATGTCCGCGTCATCCACGCCGTCATCGTTGCTGGTGCTCGACCACGCGCCATCGGTGAGGATGAGGCACAGACGATGGGCACGGTTGCTGTCTGCGAGGATGCGAGCCGCATCCGACAGGGCCGAAGTGGGTTGCGTGCCGCCGGTCGATCCAACCGAGGTGTACTGGTTGGTCTCGCGCACGTTCGCACGCTTCACAATCTCAGAGTCCGAGTTGAAGAACAGGGTGCTGACGCGTGCGTTGTCTCCAAGGGACTCGATGCCCCGAGTGATAGCCCACGCGGCCTGGCACACGCGGTTCATTTCGCCACTCATGGAGCCGCTGTTGTCGATGAGCATTACGACTTCCATCGACGACGCTGACAGCTTGCCCTCGTCCCACACATCGAAGGCCGTGTCGTAATCCTCGATGCCGTGCATGGCGCGCTTCATACTCACACGACCGGAAGGCTGGTGCGTCATGAAGCTGGGATCGGAGTCCTCGATGATCTTGCCGAACTCACGGGCCATGAGCTTCTGCATGAGGATGTAATCCGGCGAAGGGTTCTGCTTCGAGTATGAGCGGGACGCGTCCGCCGAGTGCAGGCCGTTGCCATTGGCGTTCTCACGGATGTCGTTGACCTCGCGCTGAGAAGACTCATCCTGCATCGCCTGCTTGACTGCCTCCTGGGAAGCCGACTCCATCATCTGCTCAAGCGTCTGCTCCTCGTGGTCTGCTGACTGTGTGTTTCCTCGTTCGTTGCCAACGCCGTGTCCGGGAGACTCGTTGTCGGCTTCGCTGTCTTCGTCCGACTTGCTCTCTCCCTGACCTCCCTCGCCCTCGCCCTCGCCTTCGCCCTCTCCCTCCGATTCGTCGTCGCCATCGTTCTCTCCGTCCTGGCCTTCGCCCTGGGAGTTTCCTGCTTGCTGGTCGTCGCTCTGGGACTGCTGAGCAACACGCTGTAGCGACTGCTGGTCCTCGCTCCCGCTGTCCTTGTTATCAGCGGCCATGTGGGCTTCACACGTGCAGAGGAAGTCGCTGGTGAGTGCGGTCTTGAAGATGTAACCCATGTTCTTGGGAAGCGCCCTCATGAGATTCATGTAAGACTGAACGAAGTGGTGTTCGGCCCACTCTTTAGGAACGTCCTTACCCTTACCCGATGCCGAGTACGTGGCATTGAGATAGCTGTTGATCGCGGCCATCACCTGAGAGTCATCAATGGTGACTCCGTAGTTCTGCTGAAGATCGGTCAGCGCTCGGGTACGGATGCTCCGAGCCACGTACGGTCGGAGTGCGAAGTACAGGTACGACGCAAGCAGACCAGTTTCACGCGTCGAAGTTCCTGCGGTGACTGCGTTCAGCACGGCTGAGACCTTGTTGTAAGTCGCAGACACAAAGTATGAACGCGTCGAAGGGAAGGCCGCGATCATCAGGCGCTCGACACGTGCACACTCGAACATCTGGAACAGGCTCCCGGCGTATTGACTCAGGTCCATGTAATCGGTGAAGCCGATGCGATCAGCGGCAGACAGGTCGAAATGGTCCCGGCTGAAGTTCAGTGCGGGGCTGTACTTGCGATGCCCGATCAGGTGGTAGTTGTAACCGAGGGTGGTCACAATCGGATCAGCACTCACGCCGACATCGAGGGCAGGGAGCTGAACTGCCTTCCGACCCGAGCCGCCTGACTGGGCCGAAGCGCGAATGCGAATCTCGCGAAGAACCTGCACCTCATTGACGGGGACACCAGACCAGTAGGGCGGTGGTGTCCCGCCGCTCACCCGAACCTCGGTGCGCTTGCCGAGAAGCACAGTGTCAGCCTGGCTGAGGGTAGTTCCGAGACCTCGCGCCATGCGAGCGAGGGGGTTGAACTCCTTGGTGTAGTGGTCGCTGTGCTTCATCGACGTCTGAACCTGCTGGGCCATGTTGGTAGTCCTCCTATGTAGAAAGCTTGTAAGTGTGAAGACCGATCACCAGTCCTCGGATTCGTCTTCGTCGTCGTCAGAACCCCATTCGAAGTCGATGCCGTAGCGACCGAATTCAGGATCGACGTAATCCGGGTTGTCCATGTTCTTCGAGCGAAGCTCTTCAAGCATGGCTTCCGTCCACTCGGTGCCTTCCGCATCGGTGACGACGATGACCTCGGGAGCGCCGAACAGATCGATCTTGATGTTCTCGCTGTGGGTGTCCATCACGACCTTGACGGCGGGGCGCTCTTCACTGCTGAAGTGGTTCACGAAGTTGGTAATCGCAAACTCAAAGGAGAACTGGGCGACGCGCTCAAACTCCTGAAGCATGTTGGTCGAGACGGGGGTGAACATCATTCCCTCCTCAACCTGCTTGCGAAGTTGCTTGCCGACATCACGAAGGTTCTGGGAGCTGATGAGCTTCGCTTCCACCTTGTCGTCGTAGCCCCAGTGGAGCTGGATGCCGAACCGGTTGCGGAAAGCCTGGTTCAACTGCTGGGTGCCGGAGTAGTCCGGGTTCATGTCCGCGACGATGAGCAGGTCGTCGTGGGCCTTCACGACCTCACTCTTGTGATCGAGGAGGGTGATTTCACGACGACGGTCGAGAAGTCCGAACATCACGGTTGCCACACGCGGAGGGATGAAGTTCACCTCGTTGATGAGAAGCACGCCGCCGTGGCGAACGAGGTCCGTCACAGGTCCGTCC
This window contains:
- the LOC138140848 gene encoding DNA polymerase III subunit alpha-like, whose amino-acid sequence is MGQPAIGFLDHGNMSGTVKGYKAAKEAGIKFFPGFEGYLIDPTRDDWDNLEKGAPKVERYHFGIQALNEDGYKALVKLSSLSHTRPRFNRFSRLTLSDLAKFGMEHGENVAFYTGCYFGYVQQTLVRNEGGKGKVNAEKIIRQFTRWFPNLFVELQHHNIDHSADENVHGFDTDDDIVDALYDIAVRNGLPVVAGQDSHYCDQGEKSAHNLMKTMVYAGIDDEFPGDSFHLATADWVREHYSDEVWSSIEDGHQRLLDLHDLSITPLDNFKNDVPKISKAPKRKMRTLCTDALAKYFVENGISKAKEKVYLDELAEEMSVINDLGMAEYFIIVRDYVEWCHANEVFVEARGSANGSLVCFLLGITQIDPIKWGTDFARFLSRDRVKAPDIDMDVEDARRPDLVAYLLSKYDAVQIGTFNKLGSTYDEREDREGGSVLQTWLTYQRRVCFDRASIKLAEKHARRGDKPPTQAEIKAYGTGIFNRQYGDITDIREVEEVMPKDYKGLRRMIEMDSVYKSYGVHAGGILLSGEHVKIGDYVPTMLVASSDTKVSQYDMDDVEEFGLLKMDILGQATLRTMKIANSLIGKSKADDLTWIPENDPEALKVLRSGRTGTGVFHQEGYTKAKGGRSMPINSTKDCVLWQALYMPGAMDTGQTAHVERARKDKAFRDQVTYVHPIFEKWLKETYGAYVYQNQVMNILRDLGMDIPSINVFLKVVKASGKGAAEKNQIKLAQLAGDVP
- the LOC138140849 gene encoding nucleolin-like; amino-acid sequence: MAKTTNTVSTAEAVLLELADLIIKTYGNSAVVAPKAAEAEEEVVAPEEVVADEADGSSLEEERDELLALTLTELRKRLVEAGFEASEVKKEKSKATLVDALLADLYSDEEDEDDEDEDEEVDDEDLDEDDAEDEDDAEDEGDDEDDESAYTEEELNDYSLAELKEIATEWELDIKKASKKPTYVAAILEAQEEAEVEDEDEEEESDLREELEALSLAELKKEAKDEYGLSAKELKGLDADAIIELILDEDIEDDEDEDEDA